One genomic region from Saprospiraceae bacterium encodes:
- a CDS encoding M20/M25/M40 family metallo-hydrolase: MVSNAIYSPTSAQTFTKQKIEQLSRVQFHKIIPEYREFLSLHNDGHYPDQIQTNLQWCVKAFNKRKFSTEVIESGGVPFVLAQRNFAGNKKTVLFYLQIDGQPVDPAKWSQPDPFQAVLKESNADGLWHIIDWNLLAKEINPTWKIFARSSSDSKGPAMAFMAALDIMNEQTIKPDFNIKVIMDFQEEMSSPQLPKVVMQFKEKLAADMLVVMDGTRHLSNEPTLMFGARGIATVSLKVFGGFVPLHSGQYGNYAPNPVFGLSRILAGMKDEDGRVTIPGYYDGITLSESDKTIMNDVPEDQHEIVAELGISSPEKIGGTYQEALAYPTLNVRGLQAAWVGDESRTIIPSEALAELDIRLVPESDGDHMIELIRKYIADLGYHFVDGAPTVDERAKYDKLISFKSKVGYKAYRTPYNSPIDIWLTGALTRTFGKKPVRMRTTGGSQPISPFITTLDLPAVSVRIPNPDNNIHSPDENIRVGNFLEGIQTCVGILTESIQN; the protein is encoded by the coding sequence ATGGTTAGTAATGCCATTTATTCTCCAACCTCTGCACAGACCTTCACCAAACAAAAAATAGAACAACTTTCCAGAGTACAATTTCACAAGATCATTCCTGAATACAGAGAATTTTTGAGCCTGCACAATGATGGTCACTATCCGGATCAGATCCAGACTAATCTCCAGTGGTGTGTCAAGGCATTCAATAAAAGAAAATTTAGCACCGAAGTCATTGAAAGTGGTGGAGTTCCATTTGTCCTGGCTCAGCGCAACTTTGCCGGCAATAAGAAGACAGTATTATTTTATTTACAGATCGATGGTCAGCCTGTCGATCCTGCCAAGTGGTCACAGCCGGATCCATTCCAGGCAGTATTAAAAGAATCGAATGCAGATGGCCTGTGGCATATCATCGATTGGAATTTATTGGCCAAAGAGATCAATCCCACCTGGAAAATATTTGCCAGATCATCCTCAGATTCCAAGGGACCTGCAATGGCTTTTATGGCAGCCCTGGATATCATGAACGAACAAACGATCAAACCTGATTTTAATATCAAGGTGATCATGGACTTTCAGGAAGAGATGAGTTCACCTCAGTTGCCAAAGGTAGTCATGCAATTCAAAGAAAAACTTGCTGCCGATATGCTGGTAGTCATGGATGGCACCCGGCATTTGTCCAATGAGCCTACTCTCATGTTTGGTGCCCGGGGTATAGCTACTGTTTCTTTAAAAGTATTTGGCGGATTCGTCCCCCTGCACAGTGGTCAATACGGCAATTATGCTCCTAACCCGGTATTTGGATTGTCGAGGATACTGGCAGGCATGAAAGATGAAGATGGTCGGGTCACCATACCCGGATATTATGATGGTATCACCCTGAGTGAATCTGATAAAACGATCATGAATGATGTCCCGGAAGATCAACATGAAATCGTGGCAGAACTGGGCATATCCAGTCCTGAGAAAATAGGGGGCACCTACCAGGAGGCACTGGCATATCCCACTTTAAATGTCAGAGGTCTTCAGGCAGCCTGGGTAGGCGATGAGTCCCGCACGATCATACCTTCGGAAGCATTAGCTGAGCTCGATATCAGGTTGGTACCTGAGTCTGATGGTGATCATATGATAGAGTTGATCAGAAAATATATTGCAGACCTGGGATATCACTTTGTCGATGGAGCTCCTACGGTAGACGAGAGAGCTAAATATGACAAACTCATTTCCTTCAAATCTAAAGTTGGATACAAAGCATATCGAACCCCATATAATTCCCCCATTGATATATGGCTCACCGGTGCCCTGACCAGGACCTTTGGAAAAAAACCAGTGAGAATGCGTACCACCGGAGGTTCGCAACCGATCTCCCCGTTTATCACCACCCTTGATCTGCCGGCTGTGTCAGTACGCATACCCAACCCCGACAATAATATCCATAGTCCGGATGAAAACATTCGTGTGGGCAATTTTCTGGAAGGCATACAAACCTGCGTGGGCATACTGACCGAATCGATTCAAAACTAA
- a CDS encoding radical SAM protein yields MNTTVFAITPPFTQLNTPYPATAYLKGFLNTKAIACRQADLGIEVILELYSKKGFEDLFAYIEKNPVDFSDNALRIIGMRHQYIHTIDSVISFLQGHNATLVHQICQKGYLPEASRFEQLETYHGKTFGSMRSQDEAKHLATLYIEDISDLIKECVDPHFGFSRYAERLGRSANSFDEIYQLLQHEYSYIDLLLVKILEIKMTLVSPKLVAISVPFPGNLFSAFRCAQWIKKYHPEVKIAMGGGFANTELRSLSDARVFEFFDFITLDDGERPLECLVNYVSTLPSQSDPGKNIILESDFFKRTFMLVDGQVEYLNNSPLPDYPQAQTGTPDYSDLLLDSYISVIEIVNPMHRLWSDGRWNKLTLAHGCYWGKCTFCDTSLDYIKVFEPLAAQLICDRMEEMISQTGQSGFHFVDEAAPPARMRDLALEILKRKLNVTWWTNIRFEKSFNRDLCKLLKASGCIAVSGGLEVASDRLLELIQKGVTVAQVAQVCRNFTECGIMVHAYLMYGFPTQTTQETIDSLEMVRQMFEAGIIQSGFWHQFAMTVHSPVGLYPDLFKVQKSDRPLGTFANNDLEFKDPTGTDHDAFSYGLKKSILNYMHGLCFDYRLQDWFEFKVPKDKIEKTYIKNVLLEKERDTLTSSSKIVWIGNTPEIKVSSDDQNNLVTVTVHENQKTTRFDVEKKQADWLVEILKLTSPQNSGSMTYKNLKEMYDEQNNRSYSFEKYWESESLKKLRAAGLLVL; encoded by the coding sequence TTGAATACCACTGTTTTTGCTATCACCCCTCCATTTACCCAGCTCAATACCCCCTATCCTGCTACGGCCTACCTCAAAGGATTTCTCAACACCAAAGCCATAGCTTGTCGTCAGGCAGACCTGGGCATCGAAGTGATCCTGGAATTGTATTCTAAAAAAGGGTTTGAAGATCTATTTGCTTATATCGAAAAAAATCCCGTAGACTTTTCAGACAATGCACTGCGCATCATCGGCATGCGGCACCAATATATTCATACCATTGACTCGGTGATATCATTCCTTCAAGGTCACAATGCCACCCTGGTACACCAGATCTGCCAGAAAGGGTATTTGCCTGAGGCTTCGCGGTTTGAGCAGTTGGAGACTTATCACGGTAAAACCTTTGGATCCATGCGATCACAAGATGAAGCCAAACACCTGGCTACGCTCTATATCGAAGACATCTCAGATTTGATCAAAGAGTGCGTAGATCCTCATTTTGGATTTAGCCGCTATGCGGAGCGATTGGGGAGGTCAGCCAATAGTTTTGACGAAATCTATCAGCTTCTACAACACGAGTATTCCTATATCGATCTACTTTTGGTGAAGATATTGGAAATTAAAATGACTTTAGTTTCGCCCAAATTGGTCGCCATATCTGTGCCTTTTCCCGGAAATTTATTTAGTGCTTTTCGATGTGCTCAATGGATTAAAAAATATCATCCCGAAGTAAAAATTGCTATGGGTGGTGGGTTTGCCAATACAGAATTAAGATCCTTGTCCGATGCACGTGTCTTTGAATTTTTTGATTTTATCACCCTCGATGATGGTGAACGACCTCTCGAATGCCTGGTAAATTATGTATCGACACTGCCGTCACAAAGTGATCCTGGAAAAAATATCATTCTAGAATCGGATTTTTTTAAACGCACTTTTATGCTGGTGGATGGACAGGTAGAGTATTTGAACAATTCACCCCTTCCGGATTACCCCCAAGCCCAAACAGGCACTCCAGACTACAGTGATCTCTTATTAGATTCTTATATCTCGGTCATCGAAATCGTCAATCCTATGCATCGGCTCTGGAGTGATGGGCGGTGGAATAAACTTACCCTTGCTCATGGTTGCTATTGGGGCAAATGTACTTTTTGCGATACCTCTCTTGACTATATCAAGGTATTCGAACCTCTGGCTGCGCAACTAATCTGTGACAGAATGGAGGAGATGATCAGTCAGACAGGTCAGTCTGGCTTTCATTTCGTAGACGAAGCGGCTCCTCCCGCACGCATGCGCGACCTTGCGCTGGAGATACTCAAACGAAAATTAAATGTCACCTGGTGGACCAATATCCGATTTGAAAAAAGCTTTAACCGCGATCTTTGTAAACTGCTCAAGGCATCCGGATGCATCGCCGTGTCCGGAGGGTTAGAAGTAGCTTCAGACAGATTGCTGGAGCTGATACAAAAAGGGGTGACTGTCGCACAGGTAGCACAGGTATGTCGCAATTTTACTGAGTGTGGTATCATGGTCCATGCCTACCTGATGTATGGCTTTCCAACGCAGACCACCCAGGAGACGATCGATTCACTGGAGATGGTTCGACAAATGTTTGAAGCAGGTATCATTCAATCAGGATTTTGGCATCAATTTGCCATGACAGTGCACAGCCCGGTTGGTTTATATCCTGATTTATTTAAAGTGCAAAAATCGGATCGACCTTTGGGTACTTTCGCCAACAATGATCTGGAATTTAAAGACCCCACCGGCACCGATCATGATGCATTCAGTTATGGCCTTAAAAAATCCATCCTCAACTACATGCACGGCCTTTGCTTCGATTATAGATTGCAGGATTGGTTTGAATTTAAAGTACCTAAGGACAAAATAGAGAAAACCTATATTAAAAATGTATTGCTGGAAAAAGAACGGGATACACTCACCTCTTCCAGCAAGATTGTATGGATCGGCAATACTCCTGAGATCAAGGTCTCTTCAGATGATCAAAATAATCTTGTCACAGTGACCGTGCATGAAAACCAAAAAACGACCCGGTTTGATGTAGAAAAAAAACAAGCTGACTGGTTGGTGGAGATTTTGAAGCTGACTTCACCCCAAAATTCAGGATCAATGACATATAAAAATTTAAAGGAAATGTACGATGAGCAGAATAACAGATCGTATTCGTTTGAAAAATATTGGGAAAGCGAATCATTAAAGAAGCTTAGGGCAGCTGGCTTGTTGGTATTATAG
- a CDS encoding glycoside hydrolase family 28 protein, with protein MLTRIILILSIFIMIQACDQTKELDWAIKVGAQRFPKTEKTFLVKASGDSSKTVTKDIQDAIDACALAGGGIVTFSPGVYVTGSIFIKSNVHLRIDREVLLLGSQDFDDYPEIKTRIAGIETTWPAALINVIDAQNVAVTGEGIVNARGKFCWNKYWKMREEYVAKGLRWIVDYDAKRVRTLLVQNASDVTLKGLTFKNAGFWTVQLLYSHHLTVDGLVIKNNEDGSGPSTDGIDVDSSSWVLIQNCDIDCNDDNFCLKAGRDWDGLRVNRPTEYVVIRKCIARRGAGLVTLGSETAGGIRNILATDLSARHTDNGLRIKSATTRGGTLENIYFQNSELDSTINVFQFNLNWYPAFSYSLLPDGYIYDSIPELWKVMLHKVEPESKGIPAAKNIFVSNLQATNSKKVFEVTGLQQSTLSNFNFTNSMISAASIGDLEYIDEWKFNNFNISLSAKPPVQKASSLAEQERLN; from the coding sequence ATGCTGACACGAATAATTTTAATACTTTCTATATTTATTATGATCCAGGCATGTGATCAAACAAAGGAATTGGATTGGGCAATAAAAGTAGGTGCTCAACGATTTCCCAAAACTGAAAAAACATTTTTAGTCAAAGCATCTGGTGATTCCTCCAAAACAGTGACTAAAGATATACAGGATGCCATCGATGCATGCGCGCTCGCAGGAGGAGGCATAGTGACATTTTCACCCGGAGTATATGTCACCGGCTCGATATTTATAAAGTCAAATGTGCATCTCAGGATAGACAGAGAGGTGCTCCTACTGGGGTCTCAGGATTTTGATGACTATCCGGAGATAAAAACCAGAATAGCAGGGATAGAAACTACCTGGCCTGCAGCCTTGATCAATGTAATAGACGCTCAGAATGTCGCAGTCACCGGCGAAGGAATTGTCAATGCCAGAGGCAAATTTTGCTGGAACAAGTACTGGAAGATGCGTGAAGAGTACGTAGCAAAGGGACTAAGATGGATTGTGGATTATGATGCCAAACGGGTGAGAACACTGTTGGTACAAAACGCTTCGGATGTGACGCTCAAAGGACTGACCTTTAAAAATGCAGGATTCTGGACAGTCCAGTTATTGTATTCCCATCACCTGACTGTCGATGGTTTGGTGATCAAAAACAATGAAGATGGTAGTGGACCTTCGACAGACGGCATTGATGTGGATTCATCCAGTTGGGTATTGATCCAAAACTGTGATATTGACTGCAATGATGACAATTTTTGTTTAAAAGCTGGAAGAGATTGGGACGGCTTGCGGGTCAACAGACCCACAGAGTATGTGGTGATCCGTAAATGCATAGCCAGAAGAGGAGCAGGTCTGGTGACCCTGGGTAGTGAAACCGCAGGTGGTATCAGAAATATCCTCGCTACAGATTTGTCGGCCAGACATACGGACAATGGTCTTCGTATCAAATCAGCGACTACCCGGGGAGGTACTTTGGAGAATATATATTTTCAAAACTCAGAACTCGATTCCACTATCAATGTGTTTCAGTTTAATCTCAACTGGTATCCGGCTTTCAGTTATTCTCTGCTTCCTGATGGATATATTTATGATTCTATCCCTGAGCTGTGGAAAGTCATGCTGCATAAAGTAGAACCGGAATCAAAAGGAATTCCTGCAGCAAAAAATATATTCGTATCTAATCTCCAGGCTACCAACTCTAAAAAAGTATTTGAAGTGACAGGATTACAACAGTCTACTTTATCCAATTTTAATTTTACAAACAGTATGATCAGTGCAGCCTCAATCGGTGATCTGGAATATATAGATGAATGGAAATTTAATAATTTTAATATTTCTCTTTCTGCCAAACCTCCAGTACAAAAGGCTAGTTCACTAGCAGAGCAAGAGCGATTGAATTAA
- a CDS encoding glycoside hydrolase family 43 protein, whose translation MRVKNFTITILCILGGVSSQAQQPIYMFSYFKDNGQDGLHLAYSHDGYTYTALKQDSSFLTPVISKDQLMRDPCIIRGADLKFHMVWTVSWNAKGIGYASSPDLIHWSEQQYIPVMEQEVAARNCWAPEITYDERKKQYMIYWSTTIPGRFSQGDISGDSKYNHRLYYVVTKDFKKFSKTRLLYDRGFNVIDATIHKIGKQYTMFLKDETRTPPQKNIRTATSNKLSKNYSFASSPITGHYWAEGPSAIKVGDDWVVYFDKYTEHKYGAVTSNDLIHWTDISEKVSFPGGTRHGTVFMITQEEFKRLPK comes from the coding sequence ATGAGGGTGAAAAACTTTACGATAACCATTTTATGTATACTGGGTGGAGTCAGCAGCCAGGCTCAGCAGCCAATATATATGTTCTCTTATTTTAAAGACAATGGGCAGGATGGACTGCATCTGGCATATAGTCATGATGGATATACGTACACTGCACTAAAACAGGACAGTTCATTTTTGACCCCGGTCATCAGCAAAGACCAACTCATGCGGGACCCCTGCATCATCCGCGGAGCAGACCTTAAGTTTCATATGGTGTGGACAGTGAGCTGGAATGCTAAAGGCATCGGGTATGCATCTTCTCCGGATCTTATCCACTGGAGTGAGCAACAATATATACCGGTGATGGAACAGGAAGTGGCAGCCAGAAACTGTTGGGCTCCCGAGATCACTTATGATGAGCGCAAAAAACAATATATGATCTACTGGTCGACTACTATTCCCGGTCGGTTTAGCCAGGGAGATATATCCGGAGACAGTAAATACAATCATCGGCTCTACTACGTAGTCACAAAAGATTTTAAGAAGTTCAGCAAAACCAGATTATTGTATGACAGAGGCTTCAATGTGATAGATGCTACCATTCATAAAATCGGCAAACAGTACACCATGTTTTTAAAAGACGAGACCAGGACACCGCCGCAAAAAAATATTCGTACAGCCACAAGTAATAAGCTTTCAAAAAATTACAGCTTCGCATCATCACCTATCACTGGTCATTATTGGGCGGAAGGACCCTCCGCGATCAAAGTTGGGGATGATTGGGTAGTGTATTTTGATAAGTATACTGAGCACAAATATGGCGCTGTCACTTCGAATGACTTGATCCACTGGACCGATATATCAGAAAAAGTGAGTTTCCCCGGAGGGACCCGGCATGGTACCGTATTCATGATCACCCAGGAAGAGTTTAAACGGTTGCCTAAATGA
- a CDS encoding serine hydrolase gives MKKILILLFLPILLGAQQDQKSLLSQFFKGQHDYYHFNGNVLIAKGGVPIYQASFGYADFNTQRTLNENTVFELASVSKQFTALGILICRDRSLLDLVDDIKMFLPDFPYDGITIRHLLTHTSGLPAYEDQFEKFWDHHQIAYNKDVLTMLAAHRDTLFFEPGSQWRYSNTGYALLALIIEKVSGMRYNDFMSQNIFKPLGMNHTFVYNSRRSARVIPDNYALGYVYSDSLHRYTLPDSLAAYDEVYYLDGIVGDGCVNSTTGDLLIWDRALDSNTLVKSKSINEMMAPLVRITPGDSTTFYGFGVRVQPFTTVGKVVSHTGGWPGYATMLVRRSDMKETIIVLSNNQTSNGNIRAAIESILAAEELVMPYEHQSVTLPPGLIDRYAGKYFAFMTLEFIVENGKLFRTRPGTGNIELIPESETKFFYGDGTDRQIEFEVDTEGKVTKAWFLNTGQKGELKKIE, from the coding sequence ATGAAAAAAATTCTTATTCTTCTCTTTCTGCCCATCCTGTTGGGTGCACAGCAAGATCAAAAATCCTTACTCAGCCAGTTTTTTAAAGGTCAGCACGATTATTACCATTTTAACGGAAATGTATTGATCGCCAAAGGTGGAGTCCCGATCTATCAGGCGTCTTTTGGCTATGCCGACTTTAATACCCAGCGGACCTTAAATGAGAATACAGTTTTCGAACTGGCCTCCGTGTCAAAGCAATTTACAGCCTTGGGTATCCTGATCTGCCGGGACCGGAGTCTGCTGGACCTGGTCGACGACATAAAAATGTTCCTCCCGGATTTTCCCTATGATGGAATCACGATCCGGCATTTATTGACCCACACTTCGGGATTGCCTGCTTATGAAGACCAATTTGAGAAGTTCTGGGATCACCATCAAATAGCTTATAATAAGGATGTCCTGACCATGCTGGCTGCACATCGGGATACGTTATTTTTTGAGCCAGGCAGTCAATGGAGATACAGCAATACCGGTTACGCCTTATTGGCCCTCATCATTGAAAAAGTATCCGGTATGCGTTACAATGATTTTATGAGCCAAAATATTTTTAAGCCGCTGGGCATGAACCATACCTTCGTGTATAATTCGAGGCGATCTGCCCGCGTGATTCCAGACAATTATGCCCTGGGTTATGTCTATTCAGATAGTTTGCATCGGTATACGCTGCCGGATAGTCTGGCAGCATATGATGAAGTATACTATCTGGATGGTATAGTTGGCGACGGGTGTGTCAATTCCACCACCGGTGATTTATTGATCTGGGATCGTGCGCTGGATTCCAATACCCTGGTCAAAAGTAAATCGATTAATGAGATGATGGCACCCCTCGTGCGTATTACACCTGGCGACTCCACCACCTTCTACGGTTTCGGGGTACGGGTGCAACCTTTCACAACGGTTGGCAAGGTAGTGTCCCATACGGGGGGGTGGCCCGGCTATGCTACGATGCTGGTGCGCAGAAGTGACATGAAGGAGACGATTATCGTATTATCCAATAATCAAACCAGCAATGGAAATATAAGAGCAGCCATTGAATCCATCCTGGCCGCAGAAGAACTGGTCATGCCCTATGAGCACCAGTCAGTGACCTTACCACCGGGCTTGATCGATCGGTATGCCGGCAAGTATTTTGCTTTTATGACCCTGGAGTTTATCGTCGAAAATGGTAAACTCTTCCGGACTCGTCCAGGCACGGGTAATATCGAACTTATCCCCGAATCTGAAACAAAATTCTTTTATGGTGATGGTACTGACAGGCAGATAGAGTTTGAAGTGGATACCGAAGGCAAAGTGACCAAGGCGTGGTTTTTAAATACCGGTCAGAAAGGTGAATTGAAAAAAATTGAATGA
- a CDS encoding YegP family protein, with translation MGTFVIKTRTNGEFQFNLQAGNGQNILSSEGYSAKSGCLNGIESVKKNSQDDARYEKKTSTNGKLYFNLKATNGQVIGVSEMYESESGRDNGIESVKKNAAEASVKDQTV, from the coding sequence ATGGGTACTTTTGTCATCAAAACAAGAACTAACGGAGAATTCCAGTTTAACCTTCAGGCAGGAAATGGTCAAAACATTCTAAGCTCCGAAGGATATTCTGCTAAAAGCGGTTGCCTGAATGGTATTGAATCTGTCAAAAAGAATTCTCAAGACGATGCGAGATATGAAAAGAAGACTTCTACAAATGGCAAATTATATTTTAACCTAAAAGCTACTAATGGACAAGTGATTGGTGTCAGTGAAATGTATGAATCTGAATCAGGCAGGGACAACGGTATAGAATCCGTCAAAAAGAACGCCGCAGAAGCTTCCGTCAAAGATCAAACTGTCTAA
- a CDS encoding GntP family permease, translated as MQSSPYWPFVVLFISMAAVIYMISKLKIHAFIALMVAAMIVGLFSYHIAAMDGVNHLIKSIELPMVEFGNTAGKIAWVIALASVIGTAMLESGAAERMVNAIISLLGEKRAPIALLISGFILSIPIFFDTVFFLMIPLAIALVKKTGKDYLLYILAISGGALVTHCLVPPTPGPLIMAENMKIDLGVTIMAGLALGLIPAWGVYKVAQYRNKKFVLPLRVAGDQSSVTTAVPSLFYSIIPVMLPLVLISMSSVADILMQGTKPNWISFLGNKNVAMTIGTAMALWVWAKQKNYSGSQLWDACAKPLEIAGIIILITSAGGAFGAMLGHSGIGAAIKELTSHFSIHYVLLAWLIAAIMKVAQGSSTVAMITTSSIMYALIQSGDALAYHPVYILMAIGFGSLFVPWMNDSGFWVVSRMSGMTPDEALKNFSVTVGSLAVMGLVEILILSTVLPFA; from the coding sequence ATGCAATCCTCTCCTTACTGGCCTTTTGTGGTATTGTTCATTAGCATGGCCGCGGTGATCTACATGATTTCAAAACTGAAGATCCATGCCTTTATCGCGCTGATGGTAGCTGCCATGATCGTGGGTTTATTTTCATATCATATTGCTGCTATGGATGGAGTCAATCATCTCATCAAATCCATCGAGTTGCCCATGGTCGAATTTGGCAATACAGCCGGTAAGATCGCCTGGGTGATCGCACTTGCGTCAGTGATCGGTACAGCTATGTTGGAGTCCGGAGCTGCTGAAAGAATGGTCAATGCGATCATCTCTCTGCTAGGAGAAAAAAGAGCTCCTATCGCTTTATTGATCAGTGGATTTATTCTTTCAATTCCCATTTTTTTTGACACGGTATTTTTTCTAATGATTCCACTGGCTATCGCTTTGGTCAAAAAGACCGGCAAAGACTACCTCTTATATATCCTGGCGATCAGTGGCGGAGCCCTGGTCACCCACTGCCTCGTACCACCTACTCCAGGACCGCTGATCATGGCAGAAAACATGAAGATCGACCTGGGAGTCACGATTATGGCAGGTTTGGCCTTGGGTTTGATCCCGGCATGGGGAGTGTATAAGGTAGCACAGTATAGAAATAAAAAGTTTGTCTTACCGCTGCGGGTAGCCGGTGATCAAAGTTCCGTCACTACTGCTGTGCCCAGCTTGTTTTATTCAATCATCCCAGTCATGCTGCCCTTGGTATTGATCAGTATGTCCTCTGTTGCCGATATCCTGATGCAGGGAACCAAGCCAAACTGGATTTCCTTTTTGGGGAATAAAAATGTTGCTATGACGATCGGTACAGCAATGGCGCTATGGGTCTGGGCCAAACAAAAAAATTATTCAGGATCTCAACTTTGGGACGCCTGCGCCAAACCGCTGGAGATCGCCGGTATCATCATCCTCATCACTTCTGCTGGTGGTGCTTTCGGAGCCATGCTGGGACACAGTGGCATCGGAGCAGCTATCAAAGAGCTCACCAGCCATTTCAGCATCCACTACGTATTATTAGCCTGGCTCATCGCAGCGATCATGAAGGTAGCGCAGGGATCCAGCACAGTAGCGATGATCACTACCTCGAGTATCATGTACGCATTGATCCAAAGTGGCGATGCTTTGGCCTACCATCCTGTATACATCTTGATGGCGATAGGATTTGGTAGTTTGTTCGTGCCGTGGATGAATGACAGTGGATTTTGGGTGGTATCCAGGATGTCTGGTATGACTCCAGATGAAGCATTGAAAAACTTTAGTGTGACAGTGGGCAGTTTGGCTGTGATGGGATTGGTAGAGATACTGATCTTATCCACGGTTTTGCCTTTTGCTTAG
- a CDS encoding HD domain-containing protein — protein MSEIIPLAKSYVQQLLTQLPESHYYHDWKHTQEVYDEASHLGVMAKLSEDQMEQLQLAALFHDTGFVKSYEDHETNSKAIAAEYLQSIDYPPVQIRMIQEVIEATRMPQQPTDKVGALLQDADLASLGSTTWETRSDLLRKELFAVHQKEYTDAEWVRYNMDFFKQTVYQTMEGKSKYDAIKDRNRDELKEKNKSLKKEQIKSLISGNRTADMLFKTALRNHISLTQIADNKANIMLTLNALILTFALPILFKSSSSSDYTIYSMIITGVVLGVACVISMIYAALATQPGKFKGKFNLDDIQAGKGSLFFFGNFYNSSLKEYTEGMKTVLAKEEGLDDSAILDLYFLGKSLGRKFHLLRMCYSFFLIGIMVSSVLFVAGFIISYLVQH, from the coding sequence ATGTCAGAAATAATACCTCTTGCTAAATCATATGTCCAACAATTATTAACGCAACTCCCTGAGTCTCATTATTACCATGATTGGAAGCATACACAGGAGGTGTATGATGAAGCTTCCCATTTGGGGGTAATGGCCAAACTATCTGAAGATCAGATGGAACAACTTCAATTAGCTGCCTTGTTTCACGATACCGGATTCGTCAAGTCGTACGAGGACCATGAGACCAATAGTAAAGCAATAGCCGCCGAATATCTGCAGAGCATTGATTATCCTCCGGTTCAGATCAGAATGATTCAAGAGGTGATTGAGGCAACCAGGATGCCACAGCAGCCTACTGATAAAGTTGGGGCACTTTTACAAGATGCTGATCTTGCTTCATTGGGTAGTACTACCTGGGAGACCAGGTCGGATCTGCTGAGAAAAGAACTCTTTGCCGTCCATCAAAAAGAATATACCGATGCCGAGTGGGTAAGGTACAATATGGATTTTTTCAAACAGACGGTCTATCAAACCATGGAGGGCAAGTCTAAATATGATGCTATCAAAGACCGCAACAGGGATGAACTCAAAGAAAAGAATAAGTCATTGAAAAAAGAGCAAATAAAGTCACTCATCAGCGGCAATCGGACTGCGGATATGCTTTTTAAAACTGCACTCAGAAATCACATCAGTCTGACCCAGATCGCAGATAATAAGGCCAATATCATGCTCACACTTAATGCACTGATACTCACGTTTGCCTTGCCCATCTTATTTAAATCGTCCTCTTCTTCTGACTATACCATTTATAGCATGATTATTACCGGGGTGGTGCTTGGAGTCGCTTGTGTGATCTCCATGATCTATGCGGCCCTGGCTACTCAACCAGGCAAATTCAAAGGCAAGTTTAACCTGGATGATATACAAGCAGGCAAGGGCAGTTTGTTTTTTTTCGGCAATTTTTATAATAGTTCGCTTAAAGAATATACCGAAGGAATGAAAACGGTCCTTGCCAAAGAAGAAGGACTCGATGACAGTGCGATCCTGGATCTTTATTTTCTTGGGAAATCTCTTGGGCGAAAATTTCATCTTTTGCGGATGTGTTATTCGTTTTTCCTGATTGGCATTATGGTATCAAGCGTTCTATTTGTTGCGGGATTTATAATTTCTTATCTGGTGCAGCATTAA